GCATGTATGTCTCCTTTGTATAATTAGGGTGGTAACTATATTATACAAAAAAGAGAGCTGAGTAAAACATTTTTTTTAAATGTTACTCAGCTTTTTTTAATAAAAAATAAAAATCATTAGCAGCAAATACTTTAACAGAATATATTTCTATTTTAAAAGAAAATATCTGTATTAAATTTTTAAAATATGCAGCAGCAACATTTTAATTTAACAAATAAAAAAGTTTTAGAATTTCAATATAAAAACTCTAAAACTTTTTTTATTCTTATGATTTTGGTTCAAAAACAAATTCTTTTTGGAAATATACACTTATAACTTTTCCATTATATATAATTGGTGAGAATTTCCATTTTCCTAAAGCATCTATTACAGCTTGATCAAATCCTAATTTACTATGTGAGTTGATTATAGAAATATTTTTTACATTACCTGACTGATCTACAAGGAATTTAGCTTTTACTATTACCTTTTTTCTGTATCTGATATTTTCAGCCTGTTTAGGATATACAGGAGTAATTTCTCTAGTTATCTTGTATTTTATTCCATGATTAGAGACAGCATTATAAGTACCATCAGCATTAGCAGTAAGTAAATTATCAGCACTTGGCATTGAAGAACCACTAGAACCATCACTAGTGGTTTTATCAGTTACAGTTTCTGTAACTTCTGGAGTCTTCTT
This genomic window from Fusobacterium sp. contains:
- a CDS encoding energy transducer TonB, whose product is MKRYFIIALLLHGMLFLKLSLPTVTKDLDTDNNSLKQSVPITFTQVTKAVPAAAPPPPVAEPPKPKEIPKKEVKPETPKPVPKKTIPKKEAAKEPEIKVKKTPEVTETVTDKTTSDGSSGSSMPSADNLLTANADGTYNAVSNHGIKYKITREITPVYPKQAENIRYRKKVIVKAKFLVDQSGNVKNISIINSHSKLGFDQAVIDALGKWKFSPIIYNGKVISVYFQKEFVFEPKS